In Bacillus cytotoxicus NVH 391-98, the following are encoded in one genomic region:
- the hpt gene encoding hypoxanthine phosphoribosyltransferase, with product MMNQDIEKVLISEEQIQKKVRELGAIIAEEYKNTVPLAIGVLKGAMPFMADLLKRTDTYLEMDFMAVSSYGHSTVSTGEVKILKDLDTSVEGRDILIVEDIIDSGLTLSYLVDLFKYRKAKSVKIVTLLDKPTGRKVDLKADYVGFTVPHEFVVGYGLDYKEQYRNLPYVGVLKPNVYSN from the coding sequence ATGATGAATCAAGATATTGAAAAAGTATTAATTTCTGAGGAGCAAATACAGAAAAAGGTGCGCGAACTAGGTGCAATCATTGCGGAGGAGTATAAGAATACCGTACCTCTTGCAATCGGTGTATTAAAAGGGGCAATGCCTTTTATGGCAGATTTATTAAAGAGAACAGATACATATCTTGAAATGGATTTTATGGCTGTATCTAGTTACGGTCATTCTACAGTTTCAACAGGTGAAGTGAAGATTTTGAAAGACCTTGATACTTCTGTAGAAGGTCGCGATATTTTAATCGTTGAAGATATTATTGATAGCGGTCTGACATTAAGCTACTTAGTAGATTTATTCAAATATCGTAAAGCAAAATCTGTAAAAATTGTTACGCTTCTAGATAAGCCAACTGGTCGAAAAGTAGACCTTAAAGCGGATTATGTTGGATTTACTGTTCCACATGAATTTGTTGTAGGCTACGGTTTAGATTATAAAGAGCAATATCGTAATCTGCCTTATGTAGGAGTATTAAAACCAAATGTTTACTCAAATTAA
- the ftsH gene encoding ATP-dependent zinc metalloprotease FtsH: MNRIFRNTIFYLLIFLVVIGIVSFFNGSTQKTTSVSYDKFIARLEQGEVRNVQLQPKNGVFEVKGQFTNSSQGEQFVTYAPNTEELQKKINEKVKGVEVKYQPAEETSAWVTFFTSIIPFVILFILFFFLLNQAQGGGSRVMNFGKSKAKLYNDEKKKVRFRDVAGADEEKQELVEVVEFLKDPRKFAEVGARIPKGVLLVGPPGTGKTLLARAVAGEAGVPFFSISGSDFVEMFVGVGASRVRDLFENAKKNAPCIIFIDEIDAVGRQRGAGLGGGHDEREQTLNQLLVEMDGFGANEGIIIIAATNRPDILDPALLRPGRFDRQITVDRPDVNGREAVLKVHARNKPLDEDIDLRAIATRTPGFSGADLENLLNEAALVAARQNKKKIDMSDIDEATDRVIAGPAKKSRVISEKERNIVAFHEAGHTVIGVVLDEADIVHKVTIVPRGQAGGYAVMLPKEDRYFMTKPELLDKITGLLGGRVAEEIVFGEVSTGAHNDFQRATGIARRMVTEFGMSDKLGPMQFGSSQGGQVFLGRDFHSEQNYSDAIAHQIDMEMQNIMKECYARAKQILTEKRDKLDIIAKTLLEVETLDAEQINHLYEHGTLPERKKSSESDVKVNITMKKDDENAEDEGETKE, from the coding sequence ATGAATCGTATCTTCCGTAATACCATCTTTTATTTACTGATATTCTTAGTAGTAATTGGAATCGTGAGCTTTTTCAATGGTTCAACGCAAAAAACGACGTCAGTTAGCTACGACAAATTCATTGCTAGACTTGAACAAGGTGAAGTGCGTAATGTGCAACTTCAACCAAAAAATGGTGTATTTGAAGTAAAAGGACAATTCACTAACTCTAGTCAAGGTGAACAATTCGTTACTTATGCACCTAATACTGAGGAATTACAAAAGAAAATTAATGAGAAGGTGAAAGGAGTAGAAGTGAAGTATCAACCAGCAGAAGAAACAAGTGCTTGGGTGACATTCTTTACTTCAATCATTCCGTTTGTTATTCTCTTCATTTTATTCTTCTTCTTACTAAACCAAGCACAAGGCGGCGGTAGTCGTGTTATGAACTTTGGTAAAAGTAAGGCGAAGTTATATAATGACGAAAAGAAAAAAGTACGCTTCAGAGATGTAGCTGGAGCTGACGAAGAAAAGCAAGAACTTGTTGAGGTTGTTGAATTCTTGAAAGATCCTCGTAAGTTCGCTGAAGTAGGTGCTCGTATTCCGAAAGGGGTTCTATTAGTTGGACCTCCAGGTACTGGTAAAACATTGCTTGCACGTGCTGTTGCAGGTGAAGCTGGCGTGCCATTCTTCTCTATTAGTGGTTCTGATTTCGTAGAGATGTTCGTTGGTGTCGGTGCTTCTCGTGTGCGTGATTTATTTGAAAATGCAAAGAAAAATGCACCTTGTATCATTTTTATTGATGAAATTGATGCAGTAGGTCGTCAACGTGGCGCGGGTCTTGGCGGTGGTCATGATGAGCGTGAACAAACGTTAAACCAACTTCTTGTAGAAATGGATGGATTCGGTGCGAATGAAGGTATTATTATCATCGCCGCGACAAACCGTCCAGATATTCTTGACCCAGCGTTATTACGTCCAGGACGTTTTGACCGTCAAATTACAGTGGATCGTCCAGATGTGAATGGACGTGAAGCAGTATTGAAAGTACATGCTCGTAATAAACCGCTTGATGAAGATATCGATTTAAGAGCGATTGCAACTCGTACGCCAGGATTCTCTGGTGCAGATCTTGAGAACTTATTAAACGAAGCGGCATTAGTGGCTGCGCGTCAAAATAAGAAGAAAATTGACATGTCTGATATTGATGAAGCAACGGATCGAGTTATTGCAGGTCCAGCTAAGAAAAGTCGTGTTATTTCTGAAAAAGAACGAAATATTGTTGCCTTCCACGAAGCAGGACACACTGTCATTGGTGTTGTGCTGGATGAGGCAGATATCGTTCATAAAGTAACAATTGTTCCTCGCGGTCAAGCTGGTGGATACGCAGTAATGCTTCCAAAAGAAGATCGTTATTTCATGACAAAACCAGAATTGCTTGATAAGATTACCGGTTTACTTGGTGGTCGAGTGGCTGAGGAAATTGTATTTGGTGAAGTAAGTACAGGAGCTCATAACGATTTCCAACGTGCGACTGGTATTGCTAGACGTATGGTAACAGAATTTGGTATGAGTGATAAGTTAGGTCCAATGCAATTTGGTAGTTCGCAGGGTGGTCAAGTGTTCTTAGGAAGAGACTTCCATTCTGAGCAAAACTATAGTGATGCAATTGCACATCAAATTGATATGGAAATGCAAAACATTATGAAAGAATGTTATGCTCGTGCAAAACAAATCCTAACTGAAAAACGAGATAAGCTTGATATTATCGCTAAAACGTTACTTGAAGTAGAAACGTTAGATGCGGAGCAAATCAATCATTTATATGAACATGGCACTTTACCTGAGCGTAAAAAATCATCTGAAAGTGATGTAAAGGTAAACATTACGATGAAAAAAGATGATGAAAATGCAGAGGATGAAGGTGAAACGAAGGAGTGA
- a CDS encoding type III pantothenate kinase — protein MIFVLDVGNTNAVLGVFEEGKLCQHWRMETDRHKTEDEYGMLIKQLLEHEGLSFGDIKGIIVSSVVPPIMFALERMCEKYFKIKPLVVGPGIKTGLNIKYENPREVGADRIVNAVAGIQLYGSPLIIVDFGTATTYCYINEEKHYMGGVITPGIMISAEALYSRAAKLPRIEITKPSSIVGKNTVSAMQAGILYGYVGQVEGIVKRMKEEAKQEPTVIATGGLAKLIAEESNVIDIVDPFLTLKGLYMLYERNAILQHEKGE, from the coding sequence ATGATTTTTGTATTGGATGTAGGGAATACAAATGCGGTACTTGGCGTGTTTGAGGAAGGAAAACTTTGTCAGCATTGGCGTATGGAAACAGACCGTCATAAAACAGAAGATGAATATGGCATGCTGATAAAGCAACTTCTTGAGCATGAAGGTCTTTCCTTTGGAGATATAAAAGGGATTATTGTTTCTTCTGTTGTACCACCAATTATGTTTGCTTTAGAGCGTATGTGTGAGAAGTATTTTAAAATTAAACCGCTTGTAGTAGGCCCAGGAATCAAAACAGGCTTAAATATAAAATATGAGAACCCGCGTGAAGTTGGGGCGGATCGCATTGTAAATGCTGTAGCTGGTATTCAATTATACGGAAGCCCACTTATTATTGTTGATTTTGGTACAGCTACTACATATTGCTATATTAACGAAGAGAAACATTATATGGGTGGTGTGATTACACCTGGAATTATGATTTCTGCAGAAGCTTTATATAGCCGAGCTGCCAAGCTTCCTCGTATTGAAATAACAAAACCAAGTAGCATTGTTGGTAAAAATACTGTAAGTGCAATGCAAGCGGGAATTCTTTATGGGTATGTTGGACAAGTAGAAGGTATTGTGAAGCGTATGAAAGAAGAAGCTAAGCAAGAACCTACTGTAATTGCGACAGGAGGATTAGCAAAATTGATTGCTGAAGAATCTAATGTAATTGATATTGTCGATCCATTTTTAACATTAAAAGGTTTATACATGTTATATGAGCGTAATGCAATTTTACAACATGAGAAAGGTGAATAA
- the hslO gene encoding Hsp33 family molecular chaperone HslO, producing the protein MKDYLVKALAFDGEVRAYSVRTTNMVSEAQRRHDTWRTASAALGRSLTAGAMMGAMLKGEQKLTIKVEGNGPIGPIVIDAHANGDVRGYVTNPHVDFESTEQGKLRVYQAVGTEGNVTVIKDIGMREPFIGQSPIVSGELGEDFTYYFAVSEQTPSSVGVGVLVNGDDSILAAGGFILQIMPGAQEETISFIEERLKKIPPVSTMIEKGLSPEGILNEILGEENVKVLETMDVQFNCTCSRERIESVLISLGKAELEQIRGEEEETEVHCHFCNERYKFSKDDIKQLIETL; encoded by the coding sequence ATGAAAGATTATTTAGTAAAAGCGTTAGCGTTTGATGGGGAAGTCCGTGCATATAGTGTGCGTACAACAAATATGGTCAGTGAAGCGCAAAGACGACATGATACATGGAGAACAGCTTCTGCTGCACTTGGGCGTTCTTTGACAGCTGGTGCAATGATGGGGGCCATGTTAAAAGGGGAGCAAAAATTAACAATTAAAGTAGAGGGGAATGGCCCAATTGGTCCGATTGTCATCGATGCGCATGCGAATGGTGATGTGCGCGGATATGTAACAAATCCACATGTTGATTTTGAATCAACAGAACAAGGGAAATTGAGAGTATATCAAGCGGTAGGTACAGAAGGGAATGTAACAGTAATTAAAGATATCGGTATGCGTGAACCGTTTATTGGACAGTCTCCGATTGTATCAGGTGAACTAGGAGAAGATTTTACGTATTATTTTGCTGTCTCTGAACAAACTCCTTCTTCAGTAGGGGTTGGTGTTCTTGTGAATGGTGATGATAGTATATTAGCAGCGGGCGGTTTCATTTTGCAAATTATGCCGGGAGCGCAAGAAGAGACAATTTCATTTATTGAAGAGCGTCTAAAAAAAATCCCTCCTGTTTCAACAATGATTGAAAAAGGACTTTCTCCTGAAGGGATTTTAAATGAGATATTAGGAGAAGAAAACGTAAAAGTGTTAGAAACGATGGACGTACAATTTAATTGTACATGTTCACGAGAGCGTATTGAAAGTGTGCTGATTAGTTTAGGTAAGGCAGAATTAGAACAAATACGTGGGGAAGAAGAGGAAACTGAAGTACATTGTCATTTTTGCAATGAGCGATATAAATTTTCTAAAGATGATATTAAACAGTTAATTGAAACACTATAA
- the cysK gene encoding cysteine synthase A → MRVAQSVSELIGKTPIVKLNRIVEQDSADIYLKLEFMNPGSSVKDRIALSMIEAAEKKGLLKEGDTIIEPTSGNTGIGLAMVAAAKGYKAILVMPETMSMERRNLLRAYGAELVLTPGSEGMGGAIRKATELAKENGYFMPQQFQNPANPEIHRLTTGPEIVEQMGDQLDAFIAGIGTGGTITGAGEVLKETYKDIKIYAVEPADSPVLSGGKPGPHKIQGIGAGFVPETLDVEIYDDIIQVKTEQAFEYARKVAREEGILVGISSGAVIYAATEVAKKLGKGKKVLVVIPSNGERYLSTPLYQFES, encoded by the coding sequence ATGCGAGTGGCACAATCAGTTTCAGAATTAATCGGGAAAACGCCGATCGTTAAGTTGAACCGCATCGTAGAGCAAGACAGTGCAGATATATATTTAAAATTAGAATTTATGAATCCTGGAAGTAGCGTGAAAGATCGTATTGCATTATCTATGATCGAAGCTGCTGAGAAAAAAGGTTTATTAAAAGAAGGCGATACAATCATTGAGCCAACAAGTGGTAACACAGGGATTGGCTTAGCGATGGTGGCAGCTGCAAAAGGATATAAAGCAATTTTAGTAATGCCGGAGACAATGAGTATGGAACGCCGTAATTTACTTCGAGCTTACGGGGCAGAATTGGTACTAACTCCAGGTTCAGAAGGAATGGGTGGCGCAATTCGTAAGGCGACGGAATTAGCAAAAGAGAACGGTTATTTCATGCCACAACAATTCCAAAATCCAGCAAACCCAGAAATTCATCGTTTAACAACAGGTCCAGAAATTGTTGAGCAGATGGGTGACCAATTAGATGCATTTATCGCAGGAATTGGTACTGGCGGCACAATTACTGGTGCTGGGGAAGTATTAAAAGAAACGTATAAAGACATTAAAATTTATGCAGTCGAGCCAGCAGACTCTCCTGTACTATCGGGTGGAAAACCAGGTCCACATAAAATCCAAGGAATTGGAGCTGGATTTGTTCCGGAAACATTGGACGTAGAAATATATGATGATATCATTCAAGTGAAGACAGAACAAGCATTTGAATATGCAAGAAAAGTAGCTCGTGAAGAAGGGATTTTAGTCGGTATTTCTTCAGGTGCTGTTATTTATGCTGCAACAGAAGTTGCGAAAAAACTTGGTAAAGGGAAAAAGGTTCTTGTGGTCATTCCAAGTAACGGTGAACGCTATTTAAGTACCCCTCTTTACCAATTTGAATCATAA
- the trpE gene encoding anthranilate synthase component I: MQQRKSLALSIPYHFDFFKQYKFLSQYKTQHILLESGRGGRYSIVGLDPVAVIRGKNETLHISENGKETIEYGNPLNLMQKYMEQWKTDHNPDYPPFQGGAIGYFSYDCIRYIEKLPSIAKDDVDIPDIFFLLFDDVFVYDHHEKVLWIITHYVEERENAEQRLRDWEELWMKEAPQVKIPFESQANEKEVVAFTEEGFIHAVERIQEYIGAGDVFQVNLSTRQEKTLQTHPFEIYTSLREINPSPYMGYLELGDFQIVSGSPELLIKKQGNKVSTRPIAGTRSRGDNEQEDERLAKELIENEKERAEHVMLVDLERNDLGRVCEYGTVEVDEFMVIEKYSHVMHIVSNVRGLVSEDKDAFDLVRAVFPGGTITGAPKIRTMEIIEELEPVRRGIYTGSIGWIGYSGDMELNIVIRTLLAKDGQAYVQAGAGIVIDSSPKNEYKESLKKAIALWRAKERSEETVR; the protein is encoded by the coding sequence ATGCAGCAAAGGAAATCTTTGGCGCTCTCTATTCCATATCATTTTGATTTCTTTAAGCAATATAAGTTTCTCTCTCAGTACAAGACGCAACATATTTTGTTAGAAAGTGGGCGCGGAGGTCGCTATAGTATTGTAGGACTCGATCCTGTAGCGGTCATTCGTGGGAAGAATGAAACGTTGCATATAAGTGAAAATGGTAAGGAAACAATAGAATATGGGAATCCATTAAATTTAATGCAAAAATATATGGAGCAATGGAAAACAGATCACAATCCAGATTATCCGCCATTTCAAGGGGGGGCAATCGGATATTTTAGTTATGATTGTATTCGTTACATTGAGAAATTGCCTTCAATTGCAAAGGATGATGTGGATATACCTGACATATTCTTTCTATTATTTGATGATGTGTTTGTATACGATCATCATGAAAAGGTATTATGGATTATTACGCATTATGTAGAGGAACGTGAAAATGCAGAACAACGCTTGAGAGATTGGGAAGAACTTTGGATGAAGGAAGCCCCTCAAGTGAAAATTCCATTTGAAAGCCAGGCAAACGAAAAAGAAGTTGTAGCTTTCACAGAAGAAGGATTTATACATGCGGTTGAGCGTATTCAAGAGTATATTGGAGCAGGAGATGTGTTTCAAGTGAACCTTTCTACAAGACAAGAAAAAACACTGCAAACACACCCTTTTGAAATTTATACAAGCTTAAGGGAAATCAATCCATCCCCATACATGGGGTACTTAGAACTTGGGGATTTTCAAATTGTGAGCGGCTCACCGGAATTATTAATTAAAAAACAAGGAAATAAGGTGAGTACAAGACCGATTGCAGGAACACGTTCTCGCGGGGATAATGAACAAGAAGATGAAAGATTAGCGAAGGAGCTCATTGAAAATGAAAAAGAACGTGCAGAACATGTAATGCTTGTTGACTTAGAACGGAATGATTTAGGAAGAGTTTGTGAGTATGGGACAGTTGAAGTGGATGAATTTATGGTAATTGAAAAATACTCGCATGTTATGCATATTGTTTCGAATGTTCGCGGTTTAGTGAGTGAAGATAAGGATGCTTTTGATTTAGTAAGAGCTGTATTTCCTGGTGGTACCATTACGGGAGCGCCTAAAATACGTACAATGGAAATTATAGAAGAGTTAGAACCTGTAAGACGCGGTATTTATACAGGATCAATAGGTTGGATAGGGTACTCTGGAGATATGGAATTAAATATTGTGATTCGAACGTTGCTTGCAAAAGATGGTCAAGCATATGTACAAGCTGGAGCGGGAATTGTCATTGATTCAAGTCCGAAGAATGAGTATAAAGAATCGTTGAAAAAAGCAATCGCTTTATGGCGTGCGAAAGAACGTAGTGAAGAAACGGTTAGGTGA
- the pabA gene encoding aminodeoxychorismate/anthranilate synthase component II, translating to MILMIDNYDSFTFNLVQFLGELGQKLVVKRNDEITIADIENMKPDFLMISPGPCSPNEAGISMAVIKHFAGKIPIFGVCLGHQSIAQVFGGEVVRAERFMHGKTSQMYHDEKTIFSDIPNPFTATRYHSLIVKKETLPECLEVTSWTEEGEIMALRHKTLPIEGVQFHPESIMTSHGKELLENFIQKYSSSAVSC from the coding sequence ATGATATTAATGATCGATAATTATGATTCTTTTACATTTAATTTAGTGCAGTTTCTTGGAGAGCTTGGACAAAAACTTGTCGTAAAGCGTAATGATGAAATTACCATTGCGGATATTGAGAATATGAAACCTGATTTTTTAATGATTTCACCTGGTCCTTGTAGTCCGAATGAAGCTGGTATTAGTATGGCAGTTATTAAACATTTTGCTGGGAAAATTCCTATTTTCGGTGTGTGTTTAGGACATCAATCAATTGCACAAGTATTTGGAGGAGAAGTCGTTCGTGCGGAACGTTTCATGCATGGGAAAACTTCACAAATGTATCATGATGAAAAAACAATCTTTTCTGATATTCCCAATCCATTTACAGCAACTCGTTATCATTCTTTAATTGTAAAGAAAGAGACATTGCCTGAATGTTTAGAAGTAACTTCTTGGACAGAAGAAGGAGAGATTATGGCGCTTCGTCACAAGACATTGCCGATTGAAGGCGTGCAGTTTCATCCGGAATCGATAATGACTTCTCATGGAAAAGAGCTATTGGAAAACTTTATTCAGAAATATAGCTCGAGTGCAGTGTCATGTTAA
- the pabC gene encoding aminodeoxychorismate lyase, with amino-acid sequence MLIYVNGTYVEDTEAKISPYDHGYLYGLGVFETFRIYNGHPFLLDDHYERLMDALAALQIEWDMKKGDMLTILKELLLRNELKHAYIRFNVSAGIDEIGLQTGVYKNPSVIVFIKPLTPPDIVVEKEGVILKQVRNTPEGNFRLKSHHYLNNILGKREIGNATNREGIFFTKEGYVAEGIVSNIFFVKEGALYTPSLHTGILNGITRAFIIKVAQMLNIKVKEGLFTKEELLTAEEVFVTNSIQEIVPLLHIEGRDFPGKEGEITKKLIGVYEMHRENLWSRNEL; translated from the coding sequence ATGTTAATTTATGTGAATGGTACATATGTAGAAGATACGGAAGCGAAAATCTCTCCGTATGATCACGGGTACCTGTATGGACTTGGTGTTTTTGAGACATTTCGCATTTATAATGGGCATCCGTTTCTATTAGATGATCATTATGAACGTTTAATGGATGCTCTTGCTGCTCTGCAAATCGAATGGGATATGAAGAAAGGAGATATGCTTACTATCCTTAAAGAGTTGCTTTTAAGGAACGAATTAAAGCATGCTTATATTCGTTTTAATGTATCAGCTGGTATAGATGAAATAGGATTACAAACAGGCGTATACAAAAATCCATCTGTCATTGTATTTATCAAACCTTTAACCCCTCCAGATATAGTAGTAGAAAAGGAAGGGGTTATTTTAAAACAGGTGCGAAATACACCAGAGGGAAATTTCCGTTTGAAATCGCATCATTATTTAAATAATATTTTAGGAAAACGTGAAATTGGCAATGCAACGAATAGAGAAGGAATCTTCTTTACGAAGGAAGGTTACGTAGCAGAAGGAATTGTTTCAAATATTTTCTTTGTAAAAGAAGGAGCTTTATATACGCCTTCTCTTCATACAGGAATTCTAAATGGAATTACTCGTGCATTTATTATAAAAGTTGCCCAAATGTTAAATATAAAAGTAAAAGAAGGCTTATTTACAAAAGAAGAATTACTTACAGCGGAAGAAGTGTTTGTAACAAATTCGATTCAAGAAATTGTGCCGCTTCTCCATATAGAAGGAAGAGATTTCCCGGGGAAAGAGGGAGAGATTACAAAAAAATTAATTGGTGTATATGAGATGCATAGAGAGAATCTTTGGAGCCGAAATGAATTGTAG
- the folP gene encoding dihydropteroate synthase encodes MKWNYDLRCGEYTLNLNEKTLVMGILNVTPDSFSDGGSYNELETAVRHAKEMVSSGADLIDIGGESTRPGFAKVSVEEELARVLPVIQAVSKKVNVPISIDTYKAEVAKQAIEAGAHIINDIWGAKAEPKIAEVAAHYDVPIILMHNRDHTNYRNVMSDMIADLYESVKIAKNAGVRDENIILDPGIGFAKTPEQNLEVMRNLEQLNVLGYPVLLATSRKSFIGHVLDLPVEERIEGTGASVCLGIAKGCEMIRVHDVKEMARMAKMMDAMIGKGGK; translated from the coding sequence TTGAAATGGAACTATGATTTGCGCTGTGGTGAATATACATTAAATTTAAATGAAAAAACATTAGTCATGGGGATTTTGAATGTAACACCAGATTCATTCTCTGATGGCGGAAGTTATAATGAATTAGAAACAGCTGTTCGCCATGCGAAGGAAATGGTGAGTTCTGGTGCGGATTTAATTGATATAGGTGGAGAATCAACGCGCCCAGGCTTTGCAAAAGTTTCAGTAGAAGAGGAATTAGCACGTGTATTACCCGTTATACAAGCTGTTTCGAAGAAAGTGAATGTGCCTATTTCTATTGATACTTATAAAGCAGAGGTAGCAAAGCAGGCTATTGAAGCTGGAGCTCACATTATTAATGATATTTGGGGAGCGAAAGCGGAGCCGAAAATCGCAGAAGTAGCAGCTCATTATGATGTACCGATTATTTTAATGCACAATCGTGATCATACAAATTATCGTAATGTAATGTCCGATATGATTGCAGATTTATATGAGAGTGTTAAGATTGCGAAAAATGCAGGCGTACGTGATGAAAACATTATTTTAGATCCAGGTATTGGTTTTGCTAAAACACCTGAACAAAATTTAGAAGTTATGCGTAATTTAGAGCAATTGAATGTATTAGGGTATCCGGTTCTTCTTGCAACTTCAAGGAAGTCTTTTATCGGACATGTTTTAGATTTACCGGTAGAAGAGCGTATTGAAGGAACGGGAGCATCAGTTTGCCTTGGGATTGCTAAAGGTTGTGAAATGATTCGTGTTCATGATGTGAAAGAAATGGCCCGTATGGCAAAGATGATGGATGCAATGATTGGCAAGGGGGGAAAGTGA
- the folB gene encoding dihydroneopterin aldolase — MDKIYIHDMEFYGYHGVFPEENKLGQRFKVDLTVELDLKKAGESDNLEHSVNYGKLFELCRQIVEERTYKLVESIAENIAANILEQYGSVMRCTVKVIKPDPPIPGHYRSVAVEITRERT, encoded by the coding sequence TTGGATAAAATTTATATTCATGATATGGAATTTTACGGCTATCACGGGGTGTTTCCGGAAGAGAATAAATTAGGACAAAGATTTAAGGTAGATTTAACGGTAGAACTAGATTTAAAAAAAGCTGGTGAAAGTGACAACTTAGAGCATTCTGTCAATTATGGAAAGCTGTTTGAATTGTGTAGACAGATTGTAGAAGAACGAACATATAAACTTGTGGAAAGTATAGCGGAAAATATAGCTGCAAATATATTGGAACAGTATGGAAGTGTGATGCGTTGCACAGTAAAAGTTATCAAACCTGATCCTCCCATACCAGGACATTATCGTTCTGTAGCGGTAGAAATAACGAGAGAACGAACATGA
- the folK gene encoding 2-amino-4-hydroxy-6-hydroxymethyldihydropteridine diphosphokinase, protein MKNTVYIALGSNIGDRYTYLTQAVDLLDKNSNVQVEDVSSVYETDPVGYTDQNRFLNIVIKISTNLLPQELLTVTQKIENELGRKREIRWGPRTIDLDILLYNQDNIETENLIVPHPRMFERAFVIVPLLEINQDIEQNISRSQVEEMKRREGVTVWKQKNGEDAFVLFGS, encoded by the coding sequence ATGAAAAATACAGTTTATATTGCTTTAGGATCGAATATTGGTGATCGCTATACGTACTTAACGCAAGCGGTTGATTTATTGGATAAGAATTCTAATGTTCAAGTGGAAGATGTTTCTTCAGTCTATGAAACAGACCCAGTGGGATATACAGATCAAAATCGCTTTTTAAATATAGTCATAAAAATTTCTACCAATTTATTGCCGCAAGAACTATTAACAGTAACACAAAAGATTGAGAATGAATTAGGAAGAAAAAGGGAGATAAGATGGGGTCCAAGGACCATCGACCTTGACATTCTACTTTATAATCAAGACAATATTGAAACAGAGAATCTTATTGTTCCGCATCCGCGGATGTTTGAAAGAGCTTTTGTTATCGTTCCGTTGTTAGAAATTAATCAAGATATAGAACAAAATATTTCACGTTCACAAGTAGAAGAAATGAAAAGGCGAGAGGGAGTAACGGTATGGAAGCAGAAAAATGGGGAAGACGCATTCGTGCTTTTCGGAAGTTGA
- a CDS encoding helix-turn-helix domain-containing protein, with translation MEAEKWGRRIRAFRKLKGYTQESFAKELGVSVSVLGEVERGNRSPSQDFVVEVAKTLNISIDELMPK, from the coding sequence ATGGAAGCAGAAAAATGGGGAAGACGCATTCGTGCTTTTCGGAAGTTGAAAGGTTATACGCAAGAAAGCTTTGCGAAGGAATTAGGGGTATCTGTATCAGTTTTAGGAGAAGTTGAGAGAGGGAATAGATCACCTTCTCAAGATTTTGTTGTAGAAGTTGCAAAGACATTGAACATTTCAATAGATGAGTTAATGCCAAAGTAA